The Fibrobacter sp. UWB4 genome includes a window with the following:
- a CDS encoding phosphoglycerate dehydrogenase, whose protein sequence is MATIKTMNNISKKGLGLFGPFYQVSDAIENPDAILVRSAQVDTDNFNGLLAVARAGAGVNNITIDKASAKGICVFNTPGANANAVAELVMTVLGMAVRNADKAAAWVKGLDVNDPDLAKTVESGKKKFAGMELAGKTLGVVGLGKIGVLVANYARWKNMRVIAYEPYPNANNMHELSNKVEIADLDTVIANSDFLTVHVPFIKGVTENLLNRKNLAQFKGSYIMNFARGGIVEMDPVNEMLASGSLQGYLCDFPTAELIKNDKVTCFPHLGASTEEAEENCAVMAVEELKDYIEYGCVRNSVNFPALVDHPHAGIKSRVVVINQDVPNMISEITKVFGAEGINIASFSNKSNGKIGYNLVDVESKVDDSIVEKLSKLDKVIKVRVIHF, encoded by the coding sequence ATGGCAACTATTAAGACAATGAACAACATTTCCAAGAAAGGCTTGGGCTTGTTTGGCCCGTTCTACCAGGTTTCCGATGCTATCGAAAACCCGGATGCTATCTTGGTGCGTTCTGCCCAGGTCGATACGGATAACTTCAATGGCCTTTTGGCTGTCGCTCGCGCCGGTGCTGGCGTGAATAACATCACGATTGACAAGGCTTCTGCAAAGGGCATCTGCGTGTTCAATACTCCGGGTGCAAACGCAAACGCTGTTGCTGAACTCGTGATGACCGTGCTCGGCATGGCTGTCCGTAACGCTGACAAGGCTGCTGCTTGGGTCAAGGGTCTCGACGTGAACGATCCGGACCTCGCAAAGACTGTCGAAAGCGGCAAGAAGAAGTTTGCTGGTATGGAACTTGCCGGCAAGACTCTCGGTGTTGTTGGCCTTGGCAAGATCGGTGTGCTCGTTGCTAACTATGCCCGTTGGAAGAACATGCGCGTGATCGCTTACGAACCGTATCCGAACGCAAACAACATGCATGAGCTTTCTAACAAGGTCGAAATTGCTGACCTCGACACCGTGATTGCAAATTCTGACTTCCTCACGGTCCACGTTCCGTTCATCAAGGGCGTTACCGAAAACCTCCTCAACCGCAAGAACCTCGCTCAGTTCAAGGGTTCCTACATCATGAACTTTGCTCGTGGTGGCATTGTTGAAATGGATCCGGTGAACGAAATGCTCGCTTCTGGTTCCCTCCAGGGTTACCTCTGCGACTTCCCGACTGCAGAACTCATCAAGAACGACAAGGTCACTTGCTTCCCGCACCTCGGCGCTTCTACTGAAGAAGCCGAAGAAAACTGCGCAGTGATGGCTGTTGAAGAATTGAAGGACTACATCGAATACGGTTGCGTCCGCAATTCCGTGAACTTCCCGGCTCTCGTCGATCATCCGCATGCTGGCATCAAGAGCCGCGTTGTCGTGATCAACCAGGACGTTCCGAACATGATTTCTGAAATCACGAAGGTGTTCGGTGCAGAAGGCATCAACATTGCTTCTTTCAGCAACAAGAGCAATGGCAAGATCGGTTACAACCTCGTTGACGTCGAAAGCAAGGTCGATGATTCCATCGTCGAAAAGCTCTCCAAGCTCGACAAGGTCATCAAGGTCCGCGTGATCCACTTCTAG